One stretch of Verrucomicrobiia bacterium DNA includes these proteins:
- a CDS encoding tryptophan 7-halogenase: protein MNWVEHCDVVVMGGGPAGAAAGCVLADHGHRVVVLERERFPRYHIGESMIPFTYPALERIGMIPKLRQSGFVKKYSVQFVAPSGKASQPFYFFNRYDRDTVAQSWQVVRSEFDQMLLDQARSKGADVREQHEVVGFLKEDGRHVGVEVRTAAGDTVEFRAPLTIDATGREAMAATTYAWRRGDPKLRKVAVWTYFEGSRRDDGIDEGQTTVAFIPDKGWFWHIPQHGDRVSVGVVAEGAYLTRGGIKDPRLIFEREVPENQWIAARLATGRCLGEFWLTAEYTFRSEFSAADGLVLAGDAYGFLDPVFSSGLMLALKSGVAAADAAHDAIHAGDFRAERFLAYSRVMHEGIENMRKLVYAFYDPQVSFRTVTDESPDLAGDLTDCLSGDVNKDFSRLFEAFGRITPIPEPLPYGFPRANSSVPLVAA, encoded by the coding sequence ATGAATTGGGTGGAGCATTGCGATGTGGTGGTGATGGGTGGCGGGCCTGCGGGGGCGGCGGCGGGCTGTGTGCTCGCGGACCATGGGCACCGGGTGGTCGTGCTCGAGCGTGAGCGGTTTCCTCGATATCACATCGGAGAATCCATGATTCCCTTCACCTACCCGGCCCTCGAACGGATCGGAATGATCCCGAAGCTGCGCCAGTCCGGGTTCGTGAAGAAGTATTCGGTCCAGTTTGTGGCACCGTCGGGAAAGGCCAGCCAGCCGTTCTATTTCTTCAACCGGTATGATCGCGACACCGTGGCCCAGTCGTGGCAGGTGGTCCGCAGCGAGTTTGATCAGATGCTCCTCGATCAGGCGCGGTCCAAGGGGGCGGACGTCCGGGAACAGCATGAGGTGGTGGGATTCCTCAAGGAGGATGGGAGGCATGTCGGGGTCGAGGTCCGGACGGCTGCCGGAGACACCGTGGAGTTCCGGGCTCCCCTGACCATTGACGCCACCGGACGGGAAGCGATGGCCGCGACCACCTACGCGTGGCGTCGGGGGGATCCCAAGCTGCGGAAGGTGGCCGTGTGGACGTATTTCGAGGGCTCGCGGCGCGACGATGGCATTGATGAAGGGCAGACCACGGTGGCCTTCATTCCAGACAAGGGCTGGTTCTGGCACATCCCGCAGCACGGCGACCGGGTCAGCGTCGGCGTGGTGGCCGAGGGGGCGTACCTGACGCGCGGCGGGATCAAGGACCCGCGCTTGATTTTCGAGCGGGAGGTTCCTGAAAACCAGTGGATTGCCGCGCGCCTGGCGACCGGCCGCTGTCTGGGGGAATTCTGGCTGACCGCCGAGTACACCTTCCGCTCCGAGTTCTCCGCAGCCGACGGCCTTGTGCTCGCGGGCGACGCCTATGGATTTCTGGACCCCGTGTTTTCCAGCGGTCTGATGCTCGCGCTCAAGAGCGGCGTCGCCGCGGCGGACGCGGCACATGACGCCATCCATGCCGGTGATTTCCGAGCGGAGCGTTTTTTGGCGTACAGCCGGGTGATGCACGAGGGCATCGAGAACATGCGCAAACTGGTCTACGCGTTCTATGATCCTCAGGTCAGTTTCCGCACCGTGACGGACGAATCTCCGGATCTCGCCGGCGACCTGACAGACTGCCTTTCCGGGGACGTGAACAAGGATTTTTCGCGATTGTTTGAGGCGTTTGGCCGGATCACACCCATCCCGGAGCCGTTGCCATATGGATTCCCCCGGGCCAACAGTAGCGTGCCGCTTGTCGCCGCCTGA
- a CDS encoding helix-turn-helix domain-containing protein, which yields MNLLIEGWRPAEVARRLGVSDVSVLRWKRALASKGAEAWRRGRLGKPPKLKERHLLVLRNLLETSCTQHGYSDDRWTYRRLATVLRDLTGLSVHPDHLSRVIRGLNRGGWHPRVTIHGAGQVAMEAPAT from the coding sequence ATGAACCTGCTCATCGAGGGGTGGCGGCCCGCCGAGGTGGCGCGTCGGTTGGGCGTCTCGGATGTCTCAGTGCTGCGATGGAAGCGGGCCCTGGCCTCGAAGGGAGCGGAGGCATGGCGGCGTGGGCGCCTCGGGAAGCCACCCAAATTGAAGGAGCGGCACCTGCTGGTTCTCCGAAATCTCCTGGAAACCAGTTGCACGCAACATGGTTACAGCGACGACCGATGGACGTATCGGCGGCTGGCCACCGTCCTTCGGGATCTCACCGGCCTTAGCGTTCACCCGGACCACCTCTCCCGCGTGATTCGAGGACTGAATCGCGGTGGATGGCACCCGCGGGTAACGATCCACGGCGCCGGTCAGGTGGCAATGGAGGCACCTGCCACGTGA
- a CDS encoding sigma-70 family RNA polymerase sigma factor codes for MNEFSVPVREVPDQVLHPPRASRAEHAAPSPTGAGAFPPTAWSVVLAASDGSPAEVLAALDRLARSYWRPLYRFARQRGQSHEDAADSVQGFFAHLLNRDFLHNVAPGAGRFRTFLLACFVRWLRDQWVRTTALKRGAGIPLLILEDETHAEWGSHGDAESPEVSFDRHWARELLSTTLRRLSESWAARPELFAALKESLVSGGSPPQSYAEIAVQMGMTEGAVKKAAFDFRCDFGRLLRREVRRTVERDEDVDGELRHLVSLFRDPDAGQVAGAPLANAR; via the coding sequence ATGAACGAGTTCTCCGTTCCGGTTCGGGAGGTCCCTGATCAGGTGCTGCATCCCCCAAGGGCATCGCGCGCGGAACATGCGGCGCCATCGCCGACCGGCGCCGGTGCCTTTCCCCCCACGGCCTGGTCGGTGGTGCTGGCCGCCTCTGATGGATCCCCTGCAGAAGTTCTCGCCGCCCTGGACCGTCTGGCCCGGTCGTACTGGCGCCCACTTTATCGGTTTGCCCGGCAGCGCGGCCAGTCCCACGAGGATGCGGCGGACTCGGTACAGGGATTCTTTGCCCATCTGTTGAACCGCGATTTTTTACACAACGTTGCCCCGGGCGCCGGACGATTCCGGACGTTCCTGCTCGCCTGCTTCGTGCGCTGGCTTCGGGATCAATGGGTGCGGACCACTGCGCTCAAGCGGGGCGCTGGGATCCCGCTGTTGATCCTGGAGGATGAGACCCACGCGGAATGGGGGTCCCATGGCGATGCTGAGTCACCCGAGGTGTCCTTCGACCGTCACTGGGCCCGCGAATTATTGTCCACGACCCTCCGGAGGCTGTCGGAGTCGTGGGCGGCCCGTCCGGAGTTGTTTGCCGCCCTGAAGGAATCGCTGGTTTCGGGCGGAAGCCCGCCGCAGTCCTACGCCGAGATCGCCGTCCAGATGGGAATGACCGAGGGTGCCGTCAAGAAGGCGGCGTTTGATTTCCGGTGCGATTTCGGCCGCCTGCTCCGGCGCGAGGTGCGGCGCACCGTCGAACGGGACGAGGATGTGGACGGCGAACTGCGCCACCTGGTGAGCTTGTTTCGCGATCCGGACGCCGGCCAGGTCGCCGGAGCCCCGCTGGCCAATGCCCGTTGA
- a CDS encoding protein kinase, with the protein MSSLSAATTGFSEVRLGLSQLPRDPLPRNFGRFILTRPLGAGAMGLVFAARQRKPEREVALKMIRFGPLATAEETLRFHTEVSAVARLTHPNIVPVFETGEVDGHPYFTMELLPGGSLAERIAGEPTGDASSRRGEVAARLIATVARAVHFAHQHGILHRDLKPSNILLDAHGEPHLCDFGLAKITTSVGTATLTRAGASLGTPDYMAPEQAAGRHEDLTVATDVWALGAILYELLTGKRPFTGNSIAATLERVQHEDPVSPERHSPGLDRNLAAICLKCLRKRPEQRYASAEALAGDLERWLRQEPVLARAATPWEHAAGWMRRQPRVTALIATVMLCLISGFAGISREWRRAEIARRLAEDNAYFGTVANALAARSNLDIGHARHLLASIPPDQRGFEWRLLNWLTRGDDLAAIHFTNAVPQSLSWWPQKERFVVFTDRSRLHLFDPVRGTILPKSLATLDGDDLEAPYPARHRRIRISPDGRQIHGTAGDTVLVTDVRSGELRVSWAGRSPTAAWLDDHRLLLGSSRPHGAPADPGTAILDLATLLAGPGPPLSAGPVGASPRRRWIATTHPAEDPWASAVHVWPAEDFPQGEPKLRLKGRPHRFLDAGQVQFSSDERYIAVIWGTEAIGLREITVHEIPTGQRVFFQHLRFSVNAVAFSPTDPLLAVASDDGVLRTFDFLEPAHPNVPDPNLNPDPDVSVAAAPASLLSLPSGLLVRSAQDGRAGFLLGHEARIRDVAFTPDGRMLVTVSDDGTLRMWPVRAAVSRQAVSGVETATFAFKAAASSNGRWILFRRPDQHGWWWDTAESRLVDLGDDEQPVAVLSDGRALTYAPEEARYRLWDCRGRLPETLWQIEDPGLNLRGRLGGTTPDGRHVLVLKYGELVRLDLESRSIRESCPIRVVDGNSSVADLAIEPSGKRFAVTSADPHVQIRPVSGLDPVERTLKGRRDQDTAVAFHPDGSRLFVGNEDGWVRVFETIHWAELSEEGFRAHRGAVTALAVSADGTVLATSGDQSLKLWSAGPPGAAPRRQRLQLPMEWARNWIRFADDDRRLIHSAEYQPLEVWEAPR; encoded by the coding sequence ATGTCGTCGCTGTCCGCAGCGACGACGGGCTTTTCCGAGGTCCGCCTCGGACTCAGCCAGCTCCCCCGGGACCCACTGCCCCGAAACTTCGGAAGATTCATCCTGACCCGCCCCTTGGGCGCGGGCGCGATGGGCCTGGTGTTCGCAGCCCGCCAGCGGAAACCTGAGCGGGAAGTCGCCCTGAAAATGATCCGGTTCGGGCCGTTGGCGACCGCGGAGGAGACCCTGCGTTTCCACACCGAAGTGTCCGCGGTGGCCCGGTTGACGCATCCGAACATCGTCCCGGTCTTCGAAACGGGCGAGGTGGACGGGCACCCCTATTTCACCATGGAACTGCTTCCGGGCGGTTCACTTGCCGAGCGGATCGCTGGTGAACCGACCGGGGACGCTTCGAGCCGCCGCGGAGAGGTGGCCGCACGCCTGATCGCGACCGTGGCGCGGGCGGTTCATTTCGCCCATCAGCACGGCATTCTGCACCGGGATCTGAAGCCTTCGAACATCCTGCTCGATGCGCACGGCGAGCCCCATCTCTGCGACTTCGGCCTTGCCAAGATCACGACCAGTGTTGGCACCGCAACGCTCACCCGGGCGGGTGCAAGCCTTGGAACACCCGACTACATGGCCCCGGAACAGGCCGCCGGACGCCACGAGGACCTCACGGTTGCCACCGACGTCTGGGCACTTGGCGCCATTCTCTATGAATTGCTCACCGGAAAACGCCCGTTCACCGGGAACTCCATCGCCGCAACGCTCGAACGGGTCCAGCACGAGGATCCCGTGTCCCCGGAGCGCCACAGTCCCGGGCTGGACCGTAACCTTGCCGCCATCTGCCTGAAGTGCCTGCGAAAGCGTCCGGAACAACGCTACGCCAGCGCGGAGGCGCTGGCCGGGGACCTCGAGCGGTGGCTGCGGCAGGAGCCGGTGCTCGCCCGCGCGGCCACTCCCTGGGAGCACGCCGCAGGCTGGATGCGCCGGCAGCCGCGCGTCACCGCGCTGATCGCCACCGTGATGCTGTGCCTGATCTCGGGATTTGCCGGCATCTCCCGGGAATGGCGCCGCGCAGAAATCGCGCGGCGCCTCGCGGAGGATAACGCCTATTTTGGGACGGTCGCCAACGCCCTGGCGGCCCGAAGCAACCTCGATATCGGACACGCCCGGCACCTGCTCGCAAGCATCCCGCCGGACCAGAGGGGCTTCGAATGGCGGCTCCTAAACTGGCTGACCCGGGGCGATGACTTGGCAGCGATCCACTTCACCAACGCCGTCCCGCAAAGCCTGTCCTGGTGGCCTCAGAAGGAACGTTTCGTCGTGTTCACCGACCGGTCGCGCCTTCATCTCTTTGATCCCGTTCGCGGCACGATCCTTCCAAAATCACTCGCCACCCTCGACGGCGACGACCTGGAAGCCCCGTATCCGGCCCGGCACCGAAGGATCCGCATCTCCCCGGATGGCCGGCAGATCCACGGAACCGCCGGCGACACCGTGCTCGTCACCGACGTGCGGTCCGGAGAGCTGCGCGTTTCGTGGGCCGGCCGGTCGCCCACTGCCGCGTGGTTGGATGACCACCGCCTGCTCCTGGGCAGCAGCCGGCCCCATGGCGCGCCCGCGGACCCGGGCACGGCGATCCTTGATCTCGCCACCCTCCTGGCCGGACCGGGCCCCCCATTGAGCGCCGGCCCCGTGGGCGCCTCGCCCCGGCGGCGATGGATCGCCACGACCCATCCGGCGGAGGATCCCTGGGCCTCCGCAGTCCACGTGTGGCCCGCAGAAGATTTCCCGCAGGGGGAACCCAAACTGAGGCTGAAGGGACGCCCTCACCGGTTTCTGGATGCCGGTCAGGTGCAGTTTTCTTCCGATGAACGCTACATCGCCGTAATCTGGGGCACCGAAGCGATCGGGCTCCGGGAGATCACGGTACACGAAATTCCGACCGGACAGAGGGTCTTCTTCCAGCATCTCCGTTTTTCGGTGAATGCGGTGGCGTTTTCTCCAACGGATCCCCTCCTGGCGGTGGCGTCCGACGATGGTGTCCTGAGGACCTTCGACTTCTTGGAACCGGCGCATCCGAACGTTCCGGATCCAAATCTCAATCCCGATCCGGACGTGTCCGTGGCCGCGGCGCCCGCCAGCCTGCTGAGTCTCCCGTCAGGCCTGCTGGTTCGCAGTGCGCAGGACGGACGCGCCGGGTTTTTGCTTGGCCATGAGGCGCGGATTCGGGATGTCGCATTCACGCCGGACGGACGAATGCTCGTCACGGTCAGCGACGACGGCACGCTTCGGATGTGGCCGGTGCGCGCCGCGGTCAGCCGTCAGGCGGTGTCCGGTGTGGAGACCGCCACCTTTGCCTTCAAGGCGGCGGCGTCGTCGAACGGGCGCTGGATCCTCTTCCGCCGCCCGGATCAGCATGGATGGTGGTGGGACACTGCGGAGTCCCGGCTGGTGGACCTCGGCGACGACGAGCAGCCCGTGGCGGTGCTCTCCGACGGCCGCGCGCTCACCTACGCACCCGAGGAGGCCCGATACCGCCTTTGGGATTGCCGGGGGCGGCTGCCGGAGACGCTGTGGCAGATCGAGGATCCGGGACTCAACCTGCGGGGCCGGCTGGGCGGCACCACCCCGGATGGTCGTCACGTCCTCGTGCTGAAATATGGTGAGCTGGTCCGCCTGGACCTTGAGTCCCGATCCATCCGAGAGTCGTGTCCGATTCGGGTCGTGGATGGCAACAGCAGTGTTGCGGACCTCGCCATCGAACCTTCCGGAAAGCGATTCGCCGTCACGTCGGCGGATCCGCACGTGCAAATCCGCCCCGTCAGCGGCCTCGACCCCGTGGAACGGACGCTCAAGGGCCGTCGGGACCAGGACACCGCGGTCGCCTTCCACCCCGACGGCTCAAGGCTGTTCGTGGGGAACGAGGACGGATGGGTTCGCGTGTTCGAGACGATCCACTGGGCTGAACTTTCCGAAGAAGGTTTCCGGGCCCACCGGGGAGCAGTCACGGCGCTGGCAGTCTCGGCCGACGGCACCGTGCTCGCGACCTCTGGAGACCAGAGCCTGAAGCTTTGGAGTGCCGGACCTCCCGGGGCCGCGCCGCGCCGGCAACGGCTGCAGCTTCCGATGGAATGGGCGCGCAACTGGATCCGCTTTGCCGATGACGATCGCCGCCTCATTCACAGCGCCGAGTACCAACCTCTCGAAGTCTGGGAGGCACCGCGCTGA
- a CDS encoding NADH-quinone oxidoreductase subunit C: MEWLEELRTRLAQAVGAPIALVANPAVPDQSSLAVDPLHAVAAATFLRDSADLRFDYCSNATGVDWPDRKDTVKRLRVVDGVEKEVTETVHRPGYLEAVYHLYSTVHPRGPLVIRQRTSDRAAGAVLSSLTPVWRSCEFQEREIFDLFGIRFEGHPDLRRILMWDGFLDHPMRKDYEAPDDYEYEPTPHGDIAARARRHQPIPEGTS, from the coding sequence GTGGAGTGGCTGGAGGAACTCAGAACCCGGCTGGCGCAGGCGGTCGGAGCCCCGATCGCGCTGGTAGCCAACCCCGCGGTTCCCGACCAGTCCTCCCTGGCTGTGGACCCGCTGCATGCCGTGGCGGCGGCGACGTTCCTTCGCGATTCAGCGGACCTCCGTTTTGACTACTGCTCCAACGCCACCGGTGTGGACTGGCCCGATCGAAAAGACACCGTGAAGCGCCTTCGGGTCGTGGATGGCGTCGAGAAGGAGGTCACGGAGACGGTCCACCGCCCCGGATATCTCGAGGCCGTGTATCACCTGTACTCGACGGTCCACCCAAGGGGACCCCTCGTAATCCGCCAGCGGACTTCGGATCGTGCCGCGGGCGCGGTGTTGTCCTCGCTCACCCCCGTCTGGCGGAGCTGTGAATTTCAGGAACGGGAGATCTTCGACCTGTTCGGGATCCGGTTCGAGGGGCATCCGGACCTGCGCCGCATCCTGATGTGGGACGGTTTCCTCGACCATCCGATGCGCAAGGACTACGAGGCGCCCGACGACTACGAATACGAACCCACGCCCCACGGCGATATCGCAGCCCGGGCCCGGCGCCATCAGCCAATTCCGGAGGGGACGTCATGA
- a CDS encoding NADH-quinone oxidoreductase subunit D, protein MNAPAASGGFELRSRSGDLEGQDPADLLEVSLGPQHPSTHGVFRMNVTLDGESVVTLKPVFGYLHRNHEKIAEGTSYLASMPYTDRLDYFCSLTNNWAYALTVERLAGLQVPERAEYLRVITAELTRLQNHATVCGFLLQDMGALGTPLMYAFRERERILDLFESLTGARMMCNYMRFGGCRCDAPAGWMDQVRQAVAGFDRFLDEFEALLSSNEILLGRTQGIGVLTPELAIAAGISGPMARASGVPCDVRKKDRYGIYDRFEFRVPLGDHGDVFDRYMIRVLEMRESLKILGPALRDIPEGPVMDPKARLRGFRPKPGEAYGRIESPKGELGFYLISDGSANPYRYRIRPPSFINLTVLEDLCRGHSVADTVVILGSVDIVLGEVDR, encoded by the coding sequence ATGAACGCGCCGGCGGCGTCCGGCGGCTTCGAGCTGCGCTCCCGTTCAGGGGACCTGGAAGGCCAGGATCCCGCCGACCTGCTCGAGGTCTCGCTGGGGCCGCAACATCCGTCCACCCACGGGGTCTTCCGGATGAACGTCACGCTCGACGGCGAGTCGGTGGTCACCCTGAAGCCTGTGTTCGGCTACCTGCACCGGAACCACGAGAAAATCGCCGAGGGAACCAGTTACCTGGCCTCGATGCCGTACACGGACCGTCTGGACTACTTCTGCTCGCTGACGAACAACTGGGCCTATGCGCTCACCGTGGAGCGACTCGCCGGACTGCAGGTGCCGGAGCGGGCCGAGTACCTGCGCGTGATCACGGCAGAGCTCACCCGCCTCCAGAATCACGCGACAGTCTGCGGCTTCCTGCTGCAGGACATGGGGGCGCTCGGCACCCCGCTGATGTATGCGTTCCGTGAGCGTGAGCGGATCCTCGACTTGTTCGAATCGCTCACCGGGGCGCGGATGATGTGCAATTACATGCGGTTTGGCGGATGCCGTTGCGACGCCCCGGCCGGCTGGATGGACCAGGTGCGCCAGGCCGTTGCCGGATTTGACCGGTTCCTCGACGAATTCGAGGCGCTGTTGTCGTCGAACGAGATCCTCCTCGGCCGCACCCAGGGCATCGGTGTGCTGACCCCGGAACTGGCCATTGCCGCGGGGATCTCCGGCCCGATGGCCCGCGCCAGCGGCGTTCCCTGCGACGTCCGCAAGAAGGATCGCTACGGCATCTACGACCGCTTCGAGTTCCGGGTGCCCCTCGGGGATCATGGGGACGTCTTTGACCGCTACATGATCCGGGTGCTGGAGATGCGGGAATCGCTCAAGATCCTGGGACCCGCCCTCCGGGACATACCGGAGGGACCCGTGATGGACCCCAAGGCGCGGCTGCGGGGGTTTCGTCCGAAGCCCGGCGAAGCCTACGGCCGCATCGAGTCCCCCAAGGGGGAACTGGGGTTCTACCTGATCAGCGACGGCAGCGCGAACCCGTACCGGTACCGGATACGCCCGCCCAGCTTCATCAACCTCACGGTGCTGGAGGACCTCTGTCGCGGCCACTCGGTGGCCGACACGGTGGTCATCCTCGGCAGTGTGGACATCGTGCTGGGCGAGGTGGATCGTTAG
- a CDS encoding 4Fe-4S dicluster domain-containing protein: MVGGGIIRGLAVTARNFVGSFTDPERLVTVEYPEQRLPPKENARQFPFLVHDGDDPAAGLRCVACQICEKECPPQCIFIVKSRTKKPDHVGKPQLYPEVFDIDLSVCMSCQICVEVCPFDAIKMDQEFELATADRFQGLLRHKDQLWRPNAHFQRLHPTDAAAIDAQREQETAKVRAAAARTPAPAPPEPPKA; this comes from the coding sequence ATGGTCGGAGGCGGCATCATCCGGGGGCTGGCGGTCACGGCCAGGAACTTTGTCGGGAGCTTCACGGACCCGGAGCGCCTCGTCACCGTCGAGTACCCGGAACAGCGCCTGCCCCCGAAGGAGAATGCGCGCCAGTTTCCATTCCTGGTGCATGATGGGGACGATCCGGCAGCCGGGTTGCGCTGCGTCGCCTGCCAGATCTGCGAGAAGGAGTGCCCGCCCCAGTGCATCTTCATCGTCAAGAGCCGGACCAAAAAGCCGGATCATGTCGGCAAACCGCAACTGTATCCCGAGGTTTTCGACATTGACCTGTCGGTGTGCATGAGCTGCCAGATCTGCGTCGAGGTCTGTCCATTTGATGCGATCAAGATGGACCAGGAGTTCGAACTGGCGACCGCCGACCGCTTCCAGGGCCTGCTCCGCCACAAGGATCAACTCTGGCGTCCCAACGCCCACTTCCAGCGGCTGCATCCCACCGACGCCGCGGCCATTGACGCCCAACGGGAGCAGGAGACCGCCAAGGTGCGGGCCGCGGCTGCCCGCACCCCCGCGCCTGCACCGCCGGAGCCGCCGAAGGCATGA
- the nuoH gene encoding NADH-quinone oxidoreductase subunit NuoH: MNALDQIFVTSKHALVGLFPGELQPWISAVVSVGAILAVFPLLFALTTVVERKTLARMQNRPGPNRVGPAGFLQFAADGIKSLTKEDIVPRAADRLLHFLAPLVVVVPPVLAFAVLPVGRNMVALDLPETGLLFFLMVGTAVELGVFMAGWSSHNKYSLLGAMRALAQLLSYELPLVLSTVTVVMLTGSLSLVSIIEQQDRVVGGFLTGWNVFTPWGAAGALLFFIAAIAEANRSPFDLPEAESEIVAGYFTEYSGFKFALFFLGEYLGLFAITGLGITLFLGGWLPLFPFLDWVPSWMWFFGKLGGLMLVFIWLRGTLPRLRMDQLMQFAWQFLLPMSLINLVVAGVWHFTTPWPAVLRWALGIALLAGPWSLYARAFATRHPVRHYRHLA, from the coding sequence ATGAACGCGCTGGACCAGATCTTCGTCACGAGCAAACACGCGCTGGTCGGGCTGTTCCCCGGCGAACTGCAGCCTTGGATCTCCGCGGTGGTGTCGGTCGGGGCCATCCTCGCGGTCTTCCCCCTGCTCTTCGCCCTCACCACCGTGGTGGAGCGCAAAACGCTGGCCCGCATGCAAAACCGCCCCGGGCCCAACCGCGTCGGTCCCGCGGGGTTCCTGCAGTTCGCGGCGGATGGCATCAAGTCGCTGACCAAGGAGGACATCGTGCCCCGCGCTGCAGACCGCCTCCTGCACTTTCTGGCGCCGCTGGTGGTGGTCGTCCCGCCGGTGCTGGCCTTTGCCGTACTCCCGGTCGGCCGCAACATGGTGGCGCTCGACCTGCCGGAGACGGGACTCCTGTTCTTCCTCATGGTCGGCACCGCGGTCGAACTCGGGGTCTTCATGGCCGGGTGGTCCAGCCACAACAAATACTCCTTGCTGGGCGCCATGCGGGCCCTGGCCCAACTCCTCAGCTATGAACTCCCGTTGGTGTTGTCCACGGTCACGGTGGTCATGCTCACCGGCTCCCTGTCGTTGGTCTCAATCATTGAGCAGCAGGACCGCGTGGTTGGCGGCTTCCTCACCGGCTGGAATGTGTTCACGCCCTGGGGCGCAGCGGGAGCGCTGTTGTTCTTCATCGCCGCCATTGCCGAGGCCAACCGCTCACCGTTCGATCTGCCCGAGGCCGAATCCGAAATCGTCGCGGGCTATTTCACCGAGTACTCCGGCTTCAAGTTCGCCCTGTTTTTCCTTGGGGAATACCTTGGGCTGTTCGCGATCACAGGCCTCGGCATCACCCTGTTCCTCGGCGGCTGGCTGCCGCTGTTTCCATTCCTCGACTGGGTGCCATCCTGGATGTGGTTCTTCGGGAAGCTGGGCGGTCTGATGCTGGTGTTCATCTGGTTGCGGGGAACCCTGCCCCGGCTGCGCATGGACCAGCTCATGCAGTTCGCCTGGCAGTTCCTTCTGCCCATGAGCCTCATCAACCTCGTCGTCGCCGGAGTGTGGCACTTCACCACACCGTGGCCGGCCGTGCTGCGGTGGGCGCTGGGCATCGCCCTGCTCGCCGGACCTTGGAGCCTCTATGCGCGGGCCTTCGCCACCCGCCACCCCGTGCGGCACTATCGTCACCTTGCCTAG
- a CDS encoding NADH-quinone oxidoreductase subunit J: protein MPRLHMTLSFALLTGLVLGAALAAVTCRNRVHAGLWLAVSLVGLALVFLRLGAEFLGFIQILVYVGAVAVLVVFAILLTRRVERPRERIANDPVSAGLIALALFALIAGALVSDPAALPQAPHIPPPDLAVRALGDRLFRDYILPVQAVGLLLTAALIGAAVIAMPPPPPSATAHRKP, encoded by the coding sequence TTGCCTAGACTTCATATGACCCTCTCCTTTGCCCTGCTCACCGGACTGGTCCTTGGCGCGGCCCTGGCCGCCGTGACGTGCCGCAACCGGGTCCATGCCGGCCTCTGGCTGGCGGTGAGTCTCGTCGGACTGGCGCTGGTGTTTCTCCGGCTCGGCGCGGAGTTCCTCGGGTTCATCCAGATCTTGGTCTACGTCGGGGCCGTCGCCGTCCTGGTGGTGTTTGCCATCCTCCTCACGCGTCGCGTGGAACGGCCCCGGGAACGGATCGCCAATGACCCGGTGTCCGCGGGCCTCATCGCCCTTGCCCTGTTTGCCCTGATCGCCGGGGCGCTGGTGTCCGATCCTGCAGCCCTGCCTCAGGCGCCACACATCCCGCCGCCGGACCTCGCCGTGCGGGCGCTTGGGGACCGGCTGTTCCGGGACTACATCCTGCCGGTTCAGGCGGTCGGGCTTCTGCTCACCGCCGCCCTGATCGGCGCGGCCGTCATCGCGATGCCTCCCCCGCCCCCAAGCGCCACCGCCCACCGCAAACCCTGA
- the nuoK gene encoding NADH-quinone oxidoreductase subunit NuoK: protein MSPLVLHLLLASALFAIGLAGALARRNAIMVLIGIELMLNAANLNFITFWRYGPNPESLQGPLFALFAIAVAAAEAAVGLALIIAIHRRYRTTEVEDLHRLNG, encoded by the coding sequence ATGTCCCCGCTTGTCCTGCACCTGCTGCTGGCCTCCGCCCTGTTCGCCATCGGTCTTGCCGGCGCGCTGGCGCGGCGCAACGCCATCATGGTCCTGATCGGCATTGAGCTCATGCTCAATGCGGCGAACCTCAACTTCATCACGTTCTGGAGATACGGCCCGAATCCGGAGTCGCTTCAGGGCCCCCTGTTCGCGTTGTTCGCCATCGCAGTGGCCGCCGCCGAGGCGGCCGTGGGTCTGGCGCTGATCATCGCCATCCATCGGCGCTACCGCACGACGGAGGTTGAGGACCTCCACCGCTTGAACGGCTAG